The stretch of DNA GATTATTATTATAAAAATCCCATCAATATATTTCTCTAATTAATGATAAAAATCTATTTTAAAAACCAGAAATGGAGCAAATATGATGAAAATATAACAACTCGGTTGATGGTATTGGTAATCTTCTTTATTTCTCCTTACTCATTATAAAGTTCTACAGTATAGAAATAAAAAAAGCACTCAAAAGAGTGCTTTTCTGTGGTCCCACCTGGACTACATGCTTGTATTTCTAATAAATAGATTATCAATTACATACAAAATGAAATTTATAACAGTGGACACTATAGAGTACACTTTTAATAAATCTATCCCTTTTTGTTTCAACAAATTTACTTATTTTGTAAGAGACAACAAAATCATTCTATTGAAAAAGCTTATTACCATTTTTAGCTTCACTAAGTTATTTCATGAAGCATATCGACAAAACTCACCTCTTGATAATTTCTTAGTACAGTTACAGGAATTAATCAATATTGATATAATTGAACTTATAGAAGCTAACAAAGCTAGAGCAAGTGAAAAGGCTAATGCATGGCAGGAAGAAGCCTATCGTAATTTTGAAAGAATAGGTAAAATAGGAATTGAGCATTCTAATGGGTTAAATTTGGACATTGAACCCAATCCATTATGGGATTGTAGTTTCATGAGGGCTCTTAGAACATTTAATGAAAGAAATTTTTATGTTGCTAATTGCTTATCTAATAAAAAAACTTTTGGAGACAACGACAATCTAATAAAATCTCAAATGAGATTAATGGTTTTTAAAAATGTTTCATTGATATTACCTTCTGATAAACCAGTAAAAGAGTCAACTAATAATACGGATTTCAGTACTGAAAGTAAAGAACCAAAATTTAGCCCAAAAATTCAGGAAAAATATTTGGATAGATTTATCAGCTCTCTTATAGTAAACACTCTTGATAATAATTCAAAAGACAATTTGATAAAACTTTTAAAAGGTGGTGATATTAAAGAACCTATAGTATTTTCATGTTCTGCTAATTCTGTTATCTATTTTTTCAGACAAATGCATGAAGAAGGAATAATATTAACCACTAAATCCATATCAAGGAAATTCATACAACAACATTTTATGTTTAAATGGAGGGGCAAGTTGGCTTTTCCAAAAGATGACAGTATCAAAAACTACCTTACACGAAGAGAACCTTCTTCGGTTTCTCATAAAATTATTTTAGTCGACTAAATACTAAAGTTTGTTAATTTTTATAACTCATACATAACACCACAATAACACTGTATTGATGGTGTCTGTAAATTCCAGTGATATTGACCACCTAATTCCTGATTAAATTGACCACTAAGAATGAAGTCAAAAAAGGTGTCTAAAAGATGGTTTAAAAATATAAAATAAATCTTTACTCTGAGCTGATTTTCTGATCAGCTTTTTTTCTTCTCATCGATTCTCCTTTAAGGTCTATTCTCAGGGAGTTGTGAACCATTCTGTCAAGTATTGCATCGGCTATTGTTTGTTCCGCAATGACTTCATGCCAGGCACTTACAGGCAGTTGCGAAGCAATAATAGTGGAACGTTTTCCGTGTCTGTCTTCTATAATCTCCATAAAATCCTGACGTTTAAGATTATCCAGGGATTGTAATCCAAAATCATCAAGGATAATAAGATCCTGCTTTTCTATTCGGTCTATCTCTTTAAGGTAAGATCCGTCTGCCTTAGCCATCTTAAGCTTTGAGAAGAGTTTGTTGATGCTGAAGTACATGACTTTATATCCCATTGTACAGGCTTTGTATCCAATGGCAGTTGCGATAAAACTTTTTCCAACTCCTGTACTGCCTGTAATAAGAATATTCTGTTTCTGTGATATAAAATCGCAGGAAGATAATCTTCCAATAGTATTCTTATCAATATTTCTGGAAGAAGAGGCCGTAATCTCTTCCATAAATGTCCTGTATCTGAACTTAGCTGTGGTAATCAATCTTTCTACCTTTCTGCTTTCCCTGTCGTCATACTCGGATTCAATCAAGTAGGCTATAAGTTCATCATTGGTATAGGAGATACTTCCTGTTTCCATTGTTGTGGAAAACGCCCTGTGCATCCCGTGGAGCTTTAAATGTTTCATTTTTTCTAATGTTGCCTGATTCATAGGTTTTGTATTAATGATTTAATTGTTAATGATTGTAGATGTTACTGATAGTATTTTCCGCCCCTTATGTTTTTGTGTTTAGGCAGTTTCTTTTCTTCAAAAAATGCATCGTCATCGGTTAGATTATCCAGCCCTCTTTCCAGAATACTTTTAATCATGGCAAGGCTGTATTTTTCATATCCCAACGCTCTTTTACAGGCATTGTCAAGTCTTATGTTGCCGATCTTTTTTGATAATGAAAGGATTCCCAGGCAGGTTTTATAGGACTGCTCAGGATGCTGTTTCTTTTCCAGGATTTTGATGATGTACTGCTCACAATATTCCCCGACAGACCTTCCCCAAGAGATAAACCGGGAGGGATTCCATTCAGTCATAAACTGATAAGATGAAGGCATATGTTCTTTTACAGTCGTATACTGATATTTAGCCAGGATTCTGTTATGGAATGCTATTCTGCGCTGGTCATAGTAAATCTCGACTGTATTTTTACTAAAAATAATGTTTACTTTTTTACCAATATAGCTGAACGGAACACTGTAATAATGCTGGTCTTTACTTAAATATACATGGCTGGTCTTATGAACGGTAGCACGTGCAGAATGCTTGAGCTGGTACATCATAGCTGGTAGTGGGGATAATGCATGTCTTTCAACCTCACGGAAAACATCAGCCCTGGAATACTTCTTTCTTTTCATGGGAGCTTCATTATATCCTTCCAGCAGGTTTTCTATAGCTTTGTTCAATGCTTCCAGGCTAAAGAAGTGATCTTTACGCAATGGAGCAAAAATGCGGGTATACACAATGCGTACCGCATTTTCAACCAAAGCCTTATCCTTGGGATGATAGGTACGCGTAGGAAGTATTGTAGTGCTATAGTGGGAAGCAAAATCCAGAAGAGAATCAGTGATGACAGGTTCGTACTTATGGCTCTTTTTTACGGCTGTACGCAGGTTATCGGTAACAATAGCTGCGGGAACTCCTCCATAATAATGCAGGGTTTTGGTAAGACTTCCAAGAAAATCTTCTTTCCCCTGGGTTCTTGTAGCTTCTACGAAGGTCATGCCACTGGCTCCAAGTATGGATACGAAGACCTCAACTTCCTGTTGTTCTCCTGTTTCTTTATTAATAATGTGAAGTTTTTTTCCTGTATAATCCACAAAAAGTTTATCCCCAGCCTTATGTTCAATATGCATGGAAGGGTTCACCTTTTTACACCATTCCCGGTAATGATGGCAAAAGCGGGAATATTGGTAGCCTGAAGGGTATTTATCTATGTATTCTTCCCATAGCAGATAACGGGTGACCCCAACACGTTTTAGTTCTTTGGATATGTAAGGAAACAACGATTCAAGTTGTTTTTTAATATTGGCCTTATCCCTTATATCGGTTGGCGGAGTCTCGAATAAATCATCTAAATCTTCATCACTCAGCTCTATCAGCTCGTCATATGTAAGCTGGTGTTCATGGAACAGGCTGATATACTTTTTAGCAGTATTGCGTGAGATACCCAGTTGTTTGCTTATCCGCAATTTACTTACCCCCTGGGTGTATAATCGTAATAATTGTTTAATGTTCAACATGTCTATTCTTTTGTTAGCCATTTGGTATTTTTTGGCTAAGTTATTCAAGACACGTTTTCTGACTTTTTTTTGGGGGTCAATTTGCTCAGGAATCAACTGATCATTTGCTCAGGATTGAGATGGTCAATTTTGAAGGATTCTACATCTGGTTATCAATTAAAGTATTAAGGCTTAATATTACAGTCATATGGATAGCATTTTTCTAATTTGCCATTTGAGTCAAAATTCAATATCCATGTTTTAGGGTCATAATAGTTATTAGAATCAGTAGAGTGTGATTCTGAAACCTTATTTATTTTTATGGATTTTAAGAAATCAGCTTTACTATCCTTGTTAAATATACAGAATATGTTACTTCTTGTCTTGTAAACATTGAAGTTTTTTACAAATTCATTTATTTGATATTCATTCTGAAATTTATAAATAGTTACTGTAAAACCTTCATATTTGTTTTGATTAGAAATGCTATTTTCAACTTCTGTTACTAAAGGCATTTCTTGGAAATATATTGCAAAAGTAGATTTATAGGAATCTGTATTTATATGTTTAGAAAATTGATTTGTTAGATTTTGAATTAAATTTTTATCATAGATTGTATTAATCTTTGTTTGAGCTTTACATGAATTCAATAAAGTAAAGCATATAAGTAATATTAGGTTTTTCATCTATTTAATTTTCCTTCATTAGTTATTGAAATAATTTTTTCACTGTCAAAACGTATTCTAAGTGCCCCATCTTTATAATATGGTGAATATAGGATAAATTTGGTTGCAGGATTGTTACCAGCAGCTTTAATATCACCTGTAGGTAGTCCCTTACTGTAAGTGAAATTTCCTGTATCCTTAAAATAGTTAACATTAAAACCACTTGGCCAAAAGGTAAAAGGGTCGGGATGACTATGTTCACTTTCAACTAAGTTGGCTCCTAATTTTACAAGAGGAACCATATCCTCAAGATGTGCTGTTCCTACAAAACTAAAATTATCATTTTTAGAGCCTGTTTAAAAAAGTAATAATAAAAAATAGTAAGGGTTAAAAGTTGCATAAAAATTGTCATTTTAGAGTTGCAAAAGAAAAAAACATCAATGTATCCAACAGACTTAACCCAAACTCAGTGGCAATTTATAAAAAAAGCATTAGATTTTGATGACAGAAAACGAAAATATGATTTGGTTGTCATTTGGAATGCTATCAGTTATTTAGTAAAAACAGGCTGTCAATGGAGACTTTTACCTCATGATTTTCCCAAATGGCAATTGGTTTATTACTATTATTCAAAATGGTCAAATCTGGAGATTTTCGATTTATTATTATCAAAATTGAGAGAGGAAGTACGACGAAACAGGGGTCAGAAAGCGCAGGCAAGTTTAGGAATTATTGACAGTCAAAGTGTTCGTTGGGGAAATAACCGTTCACTCAATGGCTTTGACGGAGGTAAAAAAATAAAAGGAATCAAGAGACACGTTGTGGTAGACAAAAATGGTTTTTTGTTAGCCGTAATGGTAAGTGTAGCCAATGTTCATGACAGTAAGGCTGCATTGTTACTGATCAAAACACTGCGATATTTACTAATTCCGCTTCAGGTAATCCTGGCGGACGGAGGTTATAGAGGAGAGATTATTGAGGAAATAAGAATTAAGTTTAATTATATCATTCAGATCGTAATGCGGAGTGACAAAAAAGTAAAAGGGTTTGAGCCAATTCATAAACGATGGATTATAGAGCGTACATTTGCTTGGTTTGATAACGATAGAAGATTATGCAGAAATTATGAACTCTTAATGGAATCCTCTGAAAACATGGTCAAATTATCCGCCATAAAATTATTACTGAATAAAATTTAAACAGACTCTTAGAATTGGTAAATAAATTTCTATTAAATTCAACATTTGAATTAGAAGATAAATAATCAAAAACATTTTGAGCTTTTTCAGTATTACCTCCAAATTTAATATAATCATAAGTAACAGTTTTAAGGCTTCCAAAGATTTCTGCTGTTACTTGCTCTGAAACAGAGTTTTTAGCTATGTAGCCTTTCTCACCAACTTCAACACCTCCATCATTGTTAGCATTAAGATTTCCATTCTTATCAAAGTTTTTCTCAGCATATATAACATCAGTTTTAGACTCTGCCATCCAAGTGAGATTACCAGATTTATCTAATTTATAAATATCCGTTGCCTGCCTTCCATCAGGGTCAATAAACCTTAAAGGATTATTCATAGCATAATTATAAGGAGACCATCTTCTAAACTCTTCACTTAAAGGGTCTGGTGAAAACCATCTACCTGCTGTATCTAAATAAGGCTGTGCATCTGGGTCACTCAAATCTATTTCTCTGAACTCTGTTATCTCCTTGGTTTTTCGATTGTATTTTACAGAACCAATATTAACAACAGCATCCATATCATGGAATTCTAAGTATTTCCCTTTGCTCAGTGTGGCAATTTTAGGATAATAACCACGGTCTTTAAAAGGATTTCCAATAGCAATATTTTTCCTTCTTCTTTCAGCTTCTTCAGGAGTAATGGAATCTCTGGTTTTCAAAACCTCATCCATATAAGGTCTCTTTCTCTCTTCTTTAGTTAGTTTAACAGGATTTACCCATTTCTTTTCAGCTTTTGGCTTAGCTTGGGGGTTCTTGACTTGAGCTTGTGTAATTCCTGCCAGAAGTACAAAGCCAGTAAGTATAATTCTTTTCATTGTCATTTGTTATTTCGTAAAGTTATTCATTAATTTTTTATTCTCATATTTCTCTCTCTCTGTTCTTAGAGAAACAAGCCAGTCTAAATACATTTCCTCTGGCATTTGTCTATATCCGATGTCATAAATATGCCCATATTCCTTTGTCATAAGCTCCATGAGTTCTTTGGCTTTTGGGTCCTGTTGAGCCTTTTTAATGTTTTCAGGATTAGTGGAACTCAAATTCTGTTTATCCATCAGCTTTTCAAACTGTGCTTTGTGTGTTTCGGCTTTCAGAATTAAGGCTTTGGCAAAGTTTGGATAAATCTCTATTGCTCTGTTTATCGTTTTTAATACAAATTCTCCATCATTATCAGGGAAATTTCTATTATATGCCTGCGCTAAATCAAATAGACATAGAGCAAGGCTTTCTTTGCTGTTCAGGGCTTTCATAAACACTCCATTTTTGATAGCATCCAAATGGATATAACCTGATGCCATCAACCACGAATCCTGAGGAAATATGCCACTTGTAAGCTCTGTATTATACCAACCATCCGATTTAATTTGATGTTTGATATAAACGTGGTTTGGTGCTAATGCCAGATTAGCCTCAACACCCAATTCCTCTGCCAGTATCTTATATAGGTATGGCATAGAATTACAGTTTCCTTTTTTAGTAGCCAGAAGTTTAGATACAAATAAGTTAGTAATATCTTTATGACCAAATACATCCTCAAAATCATAATTGAAAGGTTTGTACTGGATTACGGTATCTTTAATAGCAATTGGCAAAGTCTGGCACATGATAGAATAGACTGCTGCATATTTACTTACTTTATCCTTATCTGACTGTTTATAGGTCAAATC from Chryseobacterium piperi encodes:
- the istB gene encoding IS21-like element helper ATPase IstB, translating into MNQATLEKMKHLKLHGMHRAFSTTMETGSISYTNDELIAYLIESEYDDRESRKVERLITTAKFRYRTFMEEITASSSRNIDKNTIGRLSSCDFISQKQNILITGSTGVGKSFIATAIGYKACTMGYKVMYFSINKLFSKLKMAKADGSYLKEIDRIEKQDLIILDDFGLQSLDNLKRQDFMEIIEDRHGKRSTIIASQLPVSAWHEVIAEQTIADAILDRMVHNSLRIDLKGESMRRKKADQKISSE
- the istA gene encoding IS21 family transposase → MANKRIDMLNIKQLLRLYTQGVSKLRISKQLGISRNTAKKYISLFHEHQLTYDELIELSDEDLDDLFETPPTDIRDKANIKKQLESLFPYISKELKRVGVTRYLLWEEYIDKYPSGYQYSRFCHHYREWCKKVNPSMHIEHKAGDKLFVDYTGKKLHIINKETGEQQEVEVFVSILGASGMTFVEATRTQGKEDFLGSLTKTLHYYGGVPAAIVTDNLRTAVKKSHKYEPVITDSLLDFASHYSTTILPTRTYHPKDKALVENAVRIVYTRIFAPLRKDHFFSLEALNKAIENLLEGYNEAPMKRKKYSRADVFREVERHALSPLPAMMYQLKHSARATVHKTSHVYLSKDQHYYSVPFSYIGKKVNIIFSKNTVEIYYDQRRIAFHNRILAKYQYTTVKEHMPSSYQFMTEWNPSRFISWGRSVGEYCEQYIIKILEKKQHPEQSYKTCLGILSLSKKIGNIRLDNACKRALGYEKYSLAMIKSILERGLDNLTDDDAFFEEKKLPKHKNIRGGKYYQ
- a CDS encoding IS5 family transposase, with translation MYPTDLTQTQWQFIKKALDFDDRKRKYDLVVIWNAISYLVKTGCQWRLLPHDFPKWQLVYYYYSKWSNLEIFDLLLSKLREEVRRNRGQKAQASLGIIDSQSVRWGNNRSLNGFDGGKKIKGIKRHVVVDKNGFLLAVMVSVANVHDSKAALLLIKTLRYLLIPLQVILADGGYRGEIIEEIRIKFNYIIQIVMRSDKKVKGFEPIHKRWIIERTFAWFDNDRRLCRNYELLMESSENMVKLSAIKLLLNKI
- a CDS encoding RHS repeat domain-containing protein; its protein translation is MKRIILTGFVLLAGITQAQVKNPQAKPKAEKKWVNPVKLTKEERKRPYMDEVLKTRDSITPEEAERRRKNIAIGNPFKDRGYYPKIATLSKGKYLEFHDMDAVVNIGSVKYNRKTKEITEFREIDLSDPDAQPYLDTAGRWFSPDPLSEEFRRWSPYNYAMNNPLRFIDPDGRQATDIYKLDKSGNLTWMAESKTDVIYAEKNFDKNGNLNANNDGGVEVGEKGYIAKNSVSEQVTAEIFGSLKTVTYDYIKFGGNTEKAQNVFDYLSSNSNVEFNRNLFTNSKSLFKFYSVIILWRII